The genomic segment CCAGAGGCGAAGCGGCTCTGGCGCTGAAGAGGCGAGCGCAGCCTTCGGGGACGCCGGGGATCTCGCCGTCCTTGAGCGAACTGTAAAGCACGAAGACGCATCGCAGGCGTTTTTCGGCGATGTACTGGTTCATGGAGCCGTGCAGGCCTTGTGGGCGAATGAGGACTGACAGGACCGGCAGGACCGAGCCGATGCTGGCGGTGTACGTCACGGCCATGACGAGAATGCATCCGATGGAGGGAAGGATGAAGCGCTTGTGCCGCCAGACGTAGCCCAGGAGCCGCTTGAACGGTCCAAAGGTCGAGGGCGGCTTGGTCTGCTGAGCCATACGCTCCAGTGTCGTTGTAGTGATACGCATGGGGCGGTATGATACCGGGATAGTCCCCGATCGACTACTGCATGCGGCGGGAGGTGCCGATCGGCGGCCGAGCGACTCCTGGCAGCGACCCTGCGGTTCCGGGCGAGAAGGAGCGTCCTCATGGCCAGACGAACCGGGCCACCGGTGATGGTCGGAGCGATCATCGACCGCGTGAGCCATGGGGTAATCGAGACGCTGATAGCCAGGATTCCGACGCCGCCGTACGAAGGTTGTTGGACCTTCCCGAGCGGGCCGGCCGATCCGGGTGAGGCCCCGGAAGCCGCGCTGCGTCGGATGCTGCATGCCACGCTCGGGGTGAGCTTGCGGATTATCTGCGGTCAGCCGCCCATCGACCTGCCGTGGGACGACGTTTTGTGTCGCTGGCGGTTTTTCTTCTGCGATGCGACCGGCAGCGAGTTGACGAGCCGCTACTATGCGGAGGTTCGCTGGGTGCGGCGCCCGGACTTTCGCGAGTACGACTTTGATCCGGTCAGCCAGCAGGTTGCCGCGTGGCTGCTTGACGACCTGCCGCGGGAATGACTCGTACGTCGGAGGACAACGTGAAGACTCGGCTCGGTATGATCGGCATGGGAGGCATTGGCCGGTTCCACGCGGATTACCTGGTGACTCACGCGGAGGCGGAGCTGACCGCGGTCTGCGACATTGACGAGGCCCGGCTTGCCGGCGCGGCGGCGAAATACGGGTCGCGGCCCTTCACGGACTACCGTGACATGATCTCGAAGGTTGACCTCGACGCGGTGTACGTTTGCGTGCCGCCGTACGTGGACGGGCCGCCGGAGATCGACTGTCTCGACGCGGGGCTACACATATTTGTGGAGAAGCCCATTGCTCTCGATATGCAGACGGCCCGCAAGGTCGAGAAGAAGATCGCGGACAGCGGGTTGATCGCGGCGGTCGGCTACCATTGGCGGTACATGGGAGCGGTCGATCTGGCCAACGAGATGATGGGCGACGAGCCGATCAGCTTTCTCCAGGGCCGGTGGGTAGGGGGGATGCCTGAGG from the Phycisphaerae bacterium genome contains:
- a CDS encoding NUDIX domain-containing protein; the encoded protein is MARRTGPPVMVGAIIDRVSHGVIETLIARIPTPPYEGCWTFPSGPADPGEAPEAALRRMLHATLGVSLRIICGQPPIDLPWDDVLCRWRFFFCDATGSELTSRYYAEVRWVRRPDFREYDFDPVSQQVAAWLLDDLPRE